In Vitis vinifera cultivar Pinot Noir 40024 chromosome 17, ASM3070453v1, one genomic interval encodes:
- the LOC100250124 gene encoding uncharacterized protein LOC100250124 has product MGDHLVLCVDRLIKPQTLQSLQGTEVSGSSEGGDEGSCSHTVDPSTSALEDKGLEEHHGPEEEEPLIQTVECRICQEEDSIKNLEVPCACSGSLKFAHRKCVQRWCNEKGDVTCEICHQPYQPGYTAPPPPQSEDATIDISEGWTISGTPLDLNDPRLLAMAAAERHFLEAEYEEYADTNASGAAFCRSAALILMALLLLRHALNITNADGDDDASNFFSLFLLRAAGFLLPCYIMAWAISILQRRRQRQEAAAALAATEVAFMLQAGQHRGLQFTIAPGPAVTPHQEPLQ; this is encoded by the exons ATGGGTGATCACCTGGTTTTGTGTGTGGACCGCCTGATAAAACCTCAAACTCTGCAATCGCTGCAAGGAACTGAAGTCTCAGGATCATCTGAGGGTGGGGATGAGGGTTCTTGCAGTCACACAGTCGATCCGTCCACTTCCGCCCTTGAAGATAAGGGGCTGGAGGAACATCATGGGCCGGAGGAAGAAGAACCACTCATTCAGACGGTGGAATGCCGCATTTGTCAAGAAGAGGATAGCATCAAGAATTTGGAGGTACCTTGTGCTTGCAGTGGCAGTTTGAAG TTTGCTCATAGGAAATGTGTTCAACGATGGTGCAATGAGAAAGGAGATGTAACTTGCGAGATCTGTCATCAG CCTTATCAACCTGGCTATACTGCTCCACCTCCTCCACAGTCTGAGGATGCTACAATTGATATCAG CGAGGGTTGGACAATCTCTGGTACTCCCTTGGATTTAAATGATCCTCGACTTTTGGCAATGGCAGCAGCAGAGCGCCATTTTCTGGAGGCTGAGTATGAAGAGTATGCTGATACAAATGCCAGTGGAGCTGCATTTTGCCGCTCTGCGGCCCTAATT TTAATGGCTCTTCTACTTCTGAGGCATGCGCTGAACATCACCAATGCCGATGGGGATGATGATGCTTCCAACTTTTTCTCG CTTTTCCTGCTTCGAGCTGCTGGTTTCCTTCTCCCTTGCTACATTATGGCCTGGGCTATCAGTATATTGCAGCGTCGAAGACAAAGACAG GAAGCTGCAGCAGCATTGGCAGCAACCGAAGTTGCATTTATGCTGCAGGCTGGGCAACATAGAGGCTTGCAGTTTACAATAGCACCGGGACCTGCAGTGACTCCACATCAGGAGCCACTTCAATAA
- the LOC100255290 gene encoding protein EMBRYO DEFECTIVE 514, with the protein MAETVVSETPETVTERETANTQDMDVEAPEPSQPNGSDSADNVTNGDSNSKRGREEAGEGEDANDAVTKKQKVEKSVEEERLEKLEAEVVETGRFSLGPKTFGSSVEMFDHFFKFLHYWPANLDVNKYEHMMLLDLLKKGHTEPDKKIGGGIHAFQVRYHPVFKSRCFFVIRDDESVDDFSFRKCVDHISPLPENMKAKSEVNKALGGGRGGKGGGGGGRGGGRGRGGRGGRGRN; encoded by the exons ATGGCAGAGACGGTGGTTTCAGAAACCCCCGAAACCGTCACGGAAAGAGAAACCGCTAACACCCAAGACATGGATGTCGAAGCCCCTGAACCCTCCCAGCCCAATGGCTCCGACTCTGCCGACAACGTCACTAACGGCGACTCCAACTCCAAGCGTGGGAGAGAGGAGGCAGGCGAGGGAGAGGACGCAAATGATGCCGTTACCAAGAAGCAGAAGGTGGAGAAGTCCGTGGAGGAAGAGAGGCTCGAGAAGTTGGAGGCAGAAGTTGTTGAAACGGGTCGGTTCAGCTTGGGTCCAAAGACTTTCGGATCTTCTGTTGAGATGTTTGATCACTTCTTCAAGTTTCTGCATTACTGGCCTGCTAATCTTGATGTCAATAAG TATGAGCACATGATGTTGCTGGACTTGCTGAAGAAGGGCCATACCGAACCAGACAAAAAGATTGGCGGGGGGATCCATGCTTTCCAAGTCCGATACCATCCAGTGTTTAAAAGTCGCTGCTTCTTCGTCATAAGGGATGATGAGTCTGTTGATGATTTCAGCTTCAGGAAATGCGTGGATCACATATCGCCCTTGCCTGAAAACATGAAAGCAAAATCTGAGGTCAATAAGGCACTGGGTGGAGGCCGTGGAGGAAAAGGTGGTGGCGGTGGTGGAAGAGGAGGTGGCCGCGGCCGTGGTGGAAGAGGAGGTAGAGGAAGAAACTAA